Genomic window (Pseudomonas xantholysinigenes):
TCGGCACCCTGGACAGCCGCCTCTCGGCCCTGGGCAGCATGCTCGGCGCCACCCTACTGTTGAGCCCGCTGTTCGCCTGGAGTGCGCTGAGCCAACCGCCGGCCAGCTGGGGTGGCTGGCAGGTATGGCTGTCGTTGCTCGGGCTGGGTCTGCTGTGCACGGCGTTCGCCTACATCCTGTACTTCCGCCTGCTGAACGAGATCGGGCCGGTGAAAGCCAGCACCGTGACGTTCCTGATTCCGGTGTTTGGCGTGCTGTGGGGTGCGTGGCTGCTGGATGAGCCACTGTCGATGGCCCACTTGTATGGCGGGGTGTTGATCGGCGCGGCGCTGTGGCTGGTGCTGCGCCCGGCACGATCGTGACGTGGGAGCGGGGTTGCCCGCTCCCACCGATTCACCTCAAGCCTCAGCCGTGCGCAACGCCGGCTTGCGGAACACGAACAGCAACCCGACCACGATCAGCCCCATCCCCAGCAGGCTCAGCGGCGCCAGGCGATTGCCGAAGATGATGAAGTCCATCACCGCGGTCACCGCCGGCACCAGGTAGAACAGGCTGGTGACATTGACCAGGTTGCCCCGGGCGATCAGCCGATACAGCAGCAGCGTGGCGAGCAGCGAGACCACCAAGCCCATCCACAGCAAGGCGCCGAGGAAGCTCACGCTCCACTCGACATGCAGCGGCTGGAACGGTGCGAACACCGCGCACAGGGCAAAACCCGCGAGGTACTGCAACGGCAAGGTCCCCATCGGGTTGTCGGTGATGCGCTTCTGCAGGATCGAGCCGCAGGTCATGCTGGCCAGCGCCAGCAGGGCGAACAGCATCCCGGCCAGGGACACCCCGCCCAGATTGATGCCCTGGTAGACCACCATCACCAACCCGCCCAGCCCGAGCCCCAGGCCGAACAGCCGACTCCAGGAGCGTTGACGCTCCATCAGCACCACGGTGAGGATCGGTTGCACTCCCATGACCGTGGCCATGACCCCGGGCGTGACATGGGTGTTCAACGCCAGCAAGTAGAAGATCTGGTAAGCGCCCAGCAGCACGCAACCCGTGCCCAGGGCACGCAGGATGCCGCTGCGGCTGCGCGGCCAGCGCAGTCCGAGCAGTGGGCCGATCAGCAGCAGGCCGGCCAGGGCCAGCGCTGAACGCAGCAGGAGGAAGGCGAAGGGGCTGGCCTGGGCCAGGCCGAGCTTGGAGACGATCGCCCCGCTGCTCCACAGCAGGACGAACAGGCTGGTAGTGGCCGCCGAGGCCACGGATGCTTTGGAAAGGACAGACATGTATTGCCACCTGTATGGGCAAGGAAAGCCGTACGGGCGGAACTATCGCGTCATCAGGGATAGCCGACCGTGTTCAGTGCGTTGCGCGTGCGGTGGGGATGCGGCCAGCGGCCGATCAGCCCAGCACCACGACTGCGCGAGGGGGCGCAGCTACGCCGCCTACCACGCCACTGACAGGTGGTGGATAGTGACTGATCATGGCCGGCTGCTGGCTGCCACGCACGACAACGCCCGCGACAGGCGCGAGAACGTAGGCGGTGGTGGAAGGGATGACGGGCATGAACAGGTCTTCTGGAAAGTCAATGGACTGGACTATAGCGGTGGATTCTTCGCGGGTAAACCCACTCCCACAAGTATCTCGCTGGATTAGCTGCCATGGAGTACTTGTGGGGGTGGGTTTACCCGCGAAAAGGCTGGACCTGCCCGGGAAGATGCCTGCCCCGATCAGAACAGCCAGCGATACAGCGCGTAGGCCACCACCACCGCCAGCACTGGCCGCAAGATGCGGTAGGCCTTGGGGTTGGCGCGCTTGAACTGCTTGACCCGGGTGCTGATGACATTGCTGAAGCGCTTGCTCCAGGCATAGGCCTGGTTGATCCCGCCAACGCGCTCGTCGTCAGTGTTCTGCGGCGCGGTGGCGCGGCCGAGGAAGGCGCTGACCTTGCGGTTGATGCGGGTCATCAACGGGCTGTTGAGCGGGCGCTCGACGTCGCAGAACAGGATCACCCGGGTAACGTCGGTCTCGTTCTTGACCCAGTGCACGTAGGTCTCGTCGAACATCACGTCCTCGCCGTCACGCCAGGCGTAGGGCTGGCCGTCGACGTAGATGCGGCAGTTGTCCGAGTTCGGCGTGGTCAGGCCCAGGTGATAGCGCAGGGAACCGGCGAACGGGTCACGGTGCGGGTTGAGGTGGCTGCCGCCGGGCAGCAGGGCGAACATCGCGCCCTTGACGTTGGGGATGCTGCTGACCAGTTCGACGGTCTTCGGGCAGAGCATTTCGGCCGACGGCAGCGGCTTGTCGTACCACTTCAGGTAGAAACGCTTCCAGCCCTTCTTGAAGAACGAACCGAAGCCGGCATCGTTGTCTTTTTCCGCCGCGCGGATGTAACCCTCGTCGAACAGGCGCATGGCCTCCTCGCGAATCACCTGCCAGTTGTCCTTGAGCACATCCAGCTCAGGGAAGCGCTGGCGGTCCAGGTAGGGCTTGGAGGGCACGCCGGAAAACAGGTACATCAGGGCGTTGTAGGGGGCGAACAGCGCCGAATGGTTGACGAACTGACGCAGCACCGGCAAACGCGCCTTGCCGCGCAGGTGCACGAACAGCACGCTGGAGATGAACACCAGCAGGACACCCGCCTTGGCGAGGAAGGAAAAGGTCATGCAACACTCCTTGGAGGGGAAATCAGGCCATCCCCGGATAGCCGGACATGATAAACCCATCAGGAGCCGCTGCAAGCCAGAAGCTGCAAGCGACAAGCCCCAAGCTGATCCGTGTCAATACGGCCATTCTTTAGCCTGCGGCTTGCAGCTGGTCGCTTACTGCTGGTTCTCCTGTTCGCTGAACATATCGCTGAACAGCATGCTCGACAGGTAGCGCTCGCCGGAGTCCGGCAGGATCACCACGAGAGTCTTGCCCTGCATCTCCGGCTTTTCGGCCAGGCGCACCGCCGCGGCCATCGCCGCGCCGCAGGAAATACCGCAGAGGATCCCCTCCTCCTGCATCAGACGAATGGCCATGGCCTTGGACTCTTCATCGGTCACCGTCTCGACCTGGTCGACGATCGACAGGTCGAGGTTCTTCGGCACGAAGCCGGCGCCGATGCCCTGGATCTTGTGCGGGCTGGGCTTGAGCTCTTCACCGGCCAAGGTCTGGCTGATCAGCGGCGAGCTCAGCGGCTCTACCGCCACCGACAGGATCGACTTGCCCTGGGTGTGCTTGATGTAGCGCGACACGCCGGTGATGGTGCCGCCGGTGCCCACACCGGCCACCAGCACATCCACCGCGCCGTCGGTGTCGTTCCAGATTTCCGGACCGGTGGTCTTTTCATGGATGGCAGGGTTGGCCGGGTTGTCGAACTGCCCCGGCAGGAAATACTGCGCAGGGTCGGAGGCGACGATCTCGTTGGCCTTCTCGATGGCGCCTTTCATGCCCTTGGCCGGCTCGGTGAGCACCAGCTCCGCGCCCAGGGCCTTGAGTACCTTGCGACGCTCCAGGCTCATCGACGCCGGCATGGTCAGGATCAGCTTGTAGCCGCGCGCGGCGGCGACGAAGGCCAGGCCGATGCCGGTGTTGCCCGAGGTCGGCTCGACGATGGTCATGCCCGGCTTGAGCTTGCCGCTGCCTTCGGCGTCCCAGACCATGTTCGCCCCGATCCGGCACTTCACCGAATAGCCTGGGTTGCGCCCCTCGATCTTGGCCAGGATGGTCACCCCACGCGGGGCGATGCGGTTGATCTGCACCAGCGGCGTGTTGCCGATGGAGTGTGCGTTGTCGGCGTAGATACGGCTCATGGCGGGGTCCTTGAATGCATGGACTGGCGGGTGGACCTAAAAGGGTAAGCCTGCTGGCGGGGAGCGTAAAGCCTGTCTGGCCAGCTGGGGTGACGGACCATTCAGGGAATGAATACCCGGTCTGCGTTTGCACGCGGCGGGTGCGGGGTTATAGTCGCGGACAAATCACAAACAGATGTTGTCCGAGCCGGCCCTTTCGCGGGCACGCCCGCTCCCACAAGGATCGCACCGTCCCCTGTGGGAGCGGGCGTGCCCGCGAAAGGGCCCTCGCTGACACCCGTGCAGAGGATCGGTTCATGAAGTTCGAAGGCACCCGCGACTACGTCGCCACAGACGACCTGAAGCTGGCGGTCAATGCAGCCATCACCCTGGAGCGCCCGCTGCTGGTCAAGGGCGAACCGGGCACCGGCAAGACCATGCTCGCCGAGCAACTGGCCGCCTCCTTCGGCGCGCGCCTGATCACCTGGCACATCAAGTCCACCACCAAGGCCCACCAGGGCCTCTACGAGTACGACGCGGTCAGCCGCCTGCGTGACTCGCAGCTGGGCGTGGACAAGGTCCACGATGTGCGCAACTACCTGAAGAAGGGCAAGCTGTGGGAAGCCTTCGAGGCCGACGAGCGGGTGATCCTGCTGATCGACGAGATCGACAAGGCCGACATCGAGTTCCCCAACGACCTGTTGCAGGAACTCGACAAGATGGAGTTCTACGTCTACGAAATCGACGAGACCATCAAGGCCAGGCAGCGCCCGATCATCATCATCACCTCCAACAACGAAAAAGAGCTGCCCGACGCCTTCCTGCGCCGCTGCTTCTTCCATTACATCGCCTTCCCCGACCGCGCCACCCTGCAACAGATCGTCGATGTGCACTACCCGAACATCAGCCAGTCGCTGGTCAGCGAAGCGCTGGACGTGTTCTTCGACGTGCGCAAGGTCCCGGGCCTGAAGAAAAAACCGTCCACCTCGGAGCTGGTCGACTGGCTCAAGCTGCTGATGGCCGACAACATCGGTGAAGCGGTGCTGCGCGAACGCGATCCGACCAAGGCTATCCCACCGCTGGCCGGGGCCCTGGTGAAGAACGAGCAGGACGTGCAACTGCTCGAACGCCTGGCCTTCATGAGCCGGCGCGGCAACCGCTGACAGGAGCCGGGCCATGCTGCTCAACCTGTTCAATGAAATGCGCGCGGCCAAGGTGCCGGTGTCGGTGCGCGAACTGCTCGACCTGCACCACGCCCTGCAAAAGGGCGTGGTGTTCGCCGACATGGACGCCTTCTACTACCTGGCCCGCGCCATCCTGGTGAAGGACGAACGCCACTTCGACAAGTTCGACCGGGCGTTCGCCGCCTACTTCAAGGGCCTGGAAAACCTCGACCGGCATATCGAGGCGCTGATCCCCGACGAGTGGCTGCGCAAGGAGTTCGAGCGCTCGCTCACCGACGAGGAACGCGCGCAGATCCAGTCCCTGGGCGGGCTGGACAAGCTGATCGAGGAGTTCAAGAAGCGCCTCGAGGAGCAGAAGGAACGCCACGCCGGCGGCAACAAGTGGATCGGCACCGGCGGCACCAGCCCGTTCGGCTCGGGCGGTTTCAACCCCGAGGGCATCCGCGTCGGCGAGGCCGGCAAGCGCCAGGGCAAGGCGGTGAAGGTGTGGGACCAGCGCGAGTACAAGAACCTCGACGACCAGGTCGAACTGGGCACGCGCAACATCAAGCTGGCCCTGCGCCGCCTGCGCAAGTTCGCCCGCGAAGGCGCCGCCGAGGAGCTGGACATCGACGGCACCATCGACCACACCGCCCGTGACGCGGGGCTGCTGAACATCCAGATGCGCCCCGAGCGGCGCAACACGGTCAAGCTGCTGTTGCTGTTCGACATCGGCGGCTCGATGGACGCCCATGTGAAGGTGTGCGAGGAACTGTTCTCGGCCTGCAAGACCGAGTTCAAGCACCTGGAGTACTACTACTTCCACAACTTCATCTACGAGTCGGTGTGGAAGAACAACCTGCGCCGCACCTCGGAGCGCTTCTCCACCTTCGACCTGCTGCACAAGTACGGCGACGACTACAAGGTGGTGTTCGTCGGCGACGCGGCCATGGCGCCCTACGAGATCACCCAGCCGGGCGGCAGCGTCGAGCACTGGAACGAAGAAGCCGGGTACGTGTGGATGCAGCGCTTCATGGAGAAGTTCAGGAAGATCATCTGGATCAACCCGTACCCCAAACAGGCCTGGGACTACACCGCCTCGACCCATCTGGTGCGAGACCTGATCGAGGACAGGATGTTTCCGCTGACCTTGCAGGGGTTGGAAGACGGGATGCGTTACCTGTCCAAGTGATATCGCCTTGTTCGCGGGTTTACCCGCGAAAGGGCCAGCAGCTTCACCGCCAACGGTGCAGGTATAGCTGCTGCTCGCGCCAAGCCTCATCCTGCACCACCGCCCGAAAGCGCACCGCAGCCCCCGGCATGCACTGCGCCAACTGTGCCAGCGCCAACGGCGTCAACGCCCCCAGCCGTGGATACCCACCGATCGTCTGCCGGTCATTGAGCAACACGATCGGCTGCCCATCCGGCGGCACCTGCACGGCGCCTAGCGGAATCCCCTCGGAGATCATCGGTGCGCCCTGGTAGACCAGTTGCGGCCCAAGCAGGCGAATACCCATGCGGTCAGCACGGCTGTCCAGCGTCCAGTCACGGTTGAACGCCTCGAACAGGCTGGTGCCACCGAAATCGCCGATCTGCGCGCCCATCACCAGATCCAATACCGGTTTCTCGGCATACACCGGCCGCAGCGCTTCGGGCACGTGGGAGCGGGTTTGCCCCGCGATGGCCCCGGCAGCATGCAGTACCTCCCCTTTCAGCAGCGCCCGGCCCTGGCCG
Coding sequences:
- a CDS encoding DMT family transporter, with translation MSVLSKASVASAATTSLFVLLWSSGAIVSKLGLAQASPFAFLLLRSALALAGLLLIGPLLGLRWPRSRSGILRALGTGCVLLGAYQIFYLLALNTHVTPGVMATVMGVQPILTVVLMERQRSWSRLFGLGLGLGGLVMVVYQGINLGGVSLAGMLFALLALASMTCGSILQKRITDNPMGTLPLQYLAGFALCAVFAPFQPLHVEWSVSFLGALLWMGLVVSLLATLLLYRLIARGNLVNVTSLFYLVPAVTAVMDFIIFGNRLAPLSLLGMGLIVVGLLFVFRKPALRTAEA
- a CDS encoding aspartyl/asparaginyl beta-hydroxylase domain-containing protein, which codes for MTFSFLAKAGVLLVFISSVLFVHLRGKARLPVLRQFVNHSALFAPYNALMYLFSGVPSKPYLDRQRFPELDVLKDNWQVIREEAMRLFDEGYIRAAEKDNDAGFGSFFKKGWKRFYLKWYDKPLPSAEMLCPKTVELVSSIPNVKGAMFALLPGGSHLNPHRDPFAGSLRYHLGLTTPNSDNCRIYVDGQPYAWRDGEDVMFDETYVHWVKNETDVTRVILFCDVERPLNSPLMTRINRKVSAFLGRATAPQNTDDERVGGINQAYAWSKRFSNVISTRVKQFKRANPKAYRILRPVLAVVVAYALYRWLF
- the cysK gene encoding cysteine synthase A, with the protein product MSRIYADNAHSIGNTPLVQINRIAPRGVTILAKIEGRNPGYSVKCRIGANMVWDAEGSGKLKPGMTIVEPTSGNTGIGLAFVAAARGYKLILTMPASMSLERRKVLKALGAELVLTEPAKGMKGAIEKANEIVASDPAQYFLPGQFDNPANPAIHEKTTGPEIWNDTDGAVDVLVAGVGTGGTITGVSRYIKHTQGKSILSVAVEPLSSPLISQTLAGEELKPSPHKIQGIGAGFVPKNLDLSIVDQVETVTDEESKAMAIRLMQEEGILCGISCGAAMAAAVRLAEKPEMQGKTLVVILPDSGERYLSSMLFSDMFSEQENQQ
- a CDS encoding AAA family ATPase; this translates as MKFEGTRDYVATDDLKLAVNAAITLERPLLVKGEPGTGKTMLAEQLAASFGARLITWHIKSTTKAHQGLYEYDAVSRLRDSQLGVDKVHDVRNYLKKGKLWEAFEADERVILLIDEIDKADIEFPNDLLQELDKMEFYVYEIDETIKARQRPIIIITSNNEKELPDAFLRRCFFHYIAFPDRATLQQIVDVHYPNISQSLVSEALDVFFDVRKVPGLKKKPSTSELVDWLKLLMADNIGEAVLRERDPTKAIPPLAGALVKNEQDVQLLERLAFMSRRGNR
- a CDS encoding vWA domain-containing protein — encoded protein: MLLNLFNEMRAAKVPVSVRELLDLHHALQKGVVFADMDAFYYLARAILVKDERHFDKFDRAFAAYFKGLENLDRHIEALIPDEWLRKEFERSLTDEERAQIQSLGGLDKLIEEFKKRLEEQKERHAGGNKWIGTGGTSPFGSGGFNPEGIRVGEAGKRQGKAVKVWDQREYKNLDDQVELGTRNIKLALRRLRKFAREGAAEELDIDGTIDHTARDAGLLNIQMRPERRNTVKLLLLFDIGGSMDAHVKVCEELFSACKTEFKHLEYYYFHNFIYESVWKNNLRRTSERFSTFDLLHKYGDDYKVVFVGDAAMAPYEITQPGGSVEHWNEEAGYVWMQRFMEKFRKIIWINPYPKQAWDYTASTHLVRDLIEDRMFPLTLQGLEDGMRYLSK
- a CDS encoding biotin-dependent carboxyltransferase family protein; amino-acid sequence: MSQLRVEASTALCLLQDAGRFGVRHLGVTQGGALDWVAMRWANWLLGNALDSAVVEVALGGFSVVAEQDCVMALAGADLDAQVDGQAVAPWTSFNLGKGQRLALRQPRQGIRAYLAVPGGFVGESVLGSCSTVVREELGGLDGQGRALLKGEVLHAAGAIAGQTRSHVPEALRPVYAEKPVLDLVMGAQIGDFGGTSLFEAFNRDWTLDSRADRMGIRLLGPQLVYQGAPMISEGIPLGAVQVPPDGQPIVLLNDRQTIGGYPRLGALTPLALAQLAQCMPGAAVRFRAVVQDEAWREQQLYLHRWR